A genomic region of Venturia canescens isolate UGA chromosome 9, ASM1945775v1, whole genome shotgun sequence contains the following coding sequences:
- the exp gene encoding uncharacterized protein exp isoform X1, which yields MVSRRKILSRSRDNLAEAQYEEQEEEDVWYNLDKLYKDHIQEVLDKWNQIDDEIWAKVIVFERNRRVAKAYARAPVLTVNGSNDGFDGFRIGLCGFDNPMRDPKTEEAKRHINQGVKIKMDDQGNILIKRLCKSNVYIKTTNQEDNAIGGEILRNSQGALELEKPGKLFDMNKYQTNLSRETRRAYPDRRRLETQCLSAIVFVRTEADLLQCPVWVLIVNVVGLDMLKSKLPPVLALQRPVDIKNRPRIPIPDEDPYSVAGVSSSSGPSEALNAARDPREQIYVQSGTYQPRRGERPPKLPPRENLYGHDISHIPKPDYDDIEDDYGTNHRQAVIVNEEKKSKKNDSKKYDDPYYCGLRARVPNFVKMAKNGHTKIMSPHGYVRPQPAPSYVSNGNGGYVSSQSSQIYGHHVQTKRPPIVYHARSFESGLDSDDRIDSPYNHIYGRLPIPTRGVIPPAPRAMYIGEWD from the exons ATGGTGTCGAGGCGAAAAATTTTATCCCGCTCGAGGGACAACCTCGCCGAGGCTCAATACGAGGAACAAGAAGAGGAAGACGTCTGGTATAATTTGGACAAACTTTACAAG GATCACATACAAGAGGTCCTCGACAAATGGAATCAGATCGATGACGAGATCTGGGCTAAAGTGATAGTCTTTGAGCGAAACAGACGAGTCGCCAAGGCATACGCGAGAGCTCCGGTTCTCACGGTAAACGGTTCGAACGATGGTTTCGATGGGTTTAG AATAGGGCTTTGCGGCTTCGACAATCCGATGCGCGATCCCAAAACTGAGGAAGCGAAGCGTCACATCAACCAAGgcgtcaaaataaaaatggacgaCCAAGGCAACATTTTGATCAAGAGGTTGTGCAAAAGCAACGTCTACATCAAAACAACGAATCAAGAAGACAATGCGATCGGTGGCGAGATCCTACGGAATTCGCAAGGAGCACTCGAGCTCGAGAAACCTGGAAAA CTGTTTGATATGAACAAATATCAGACtaatttatcgagagaaaCGAGAAGGGCGTATCCTGACAGGCGGAGATTGGAGACTCAGTGCCTGAGCGCAATCGTATTCGTTCGCACCGAAGCGGACTTGCTTCAATGTCCAGTTTGGGTTTTAATCGTAAACGTCGTTGGTCTTGACATGCTCAAATCGAAGTTACCACCAGTACTCGCCCTCCAAAGGCCTGTCGACATTAAAAATCGTCCACGAATCCCGATCCCTGACGAGGATCCCTACAGCGTTGCTGGTGTCTCTTCGTCCTCGGGCCCCAGCGAAGCTTTGAACGCGGCCAGAGATCCGCGCGAGCAAATATACGTCCAGTCCGGCACTTATCAGCCGCGAAGAGGCGAGAGACCGCCCAAATTACCACCGCGTGAAAATCTCTATGGCCACGACATCTCTCACATTCCTAAG CCCGACTACGACGACATTGAGGACGATTATGGAACGAATCACCGACAAGCTGTGATAGTGAACGAGGAGAAGAAGAGTAAAAAGAACGATAGTAAAAAATATG ACGATCCTTATTACTGCGGTCTGAGAGCGAGAGTaccgaatttcgtgaaaatggcGAAAAACGGTCACACGAAAATAATGTCGCCTCATGGATACGTTCGACCGCAACCTGCGCCTTCCTACGTGAGCAACGGCAACGGCGGATACGTCAGTAGtcaatcgtcacaaatttatGGTCATCACGTGCAAACCAAGCGACCACCCATTGTCTATCACGCGAGAAGCTTCGAGAGCGGACTCG attcggACGACAGAATTGATTCTCCGTACAACCACATTTATGGAAGGTTACCCATCCCGACGAGAGGCGTAATTCCACCAGCACCCCGTGCGATGTACATCGGCGAATGGGATTAA
- the Stt3A gene encoding dolichyl-diphosphooligosaccharide--protein glycosyltransferase subunit STT3A, with product MVTLSKVRGLRMSAQKQETLLKLTILSLAAVLSFATRLFSVLRYESVIHEFDPYFNYRTTKFLAEEGFYNFHNWFDDRVWYPLGRIIGGTIYPGLMVTSATLYHVARWLNIAIDIRNVCIFLAPLFSSFTTIVTYLLTKELKDSASGLIAAAMIAIVPGYISRSVAGSYDNEGIAIFCMLFTYYMWIKAVKTGAIFWSTCAALAYFYMVSSWGGYVFLINLIPLHVLTLMVTGRFSHRIYIAYSILYCIGTVLSMQIAFVGFQPVQSSEHMLALGVFGLCQIHALVDYLRSKVSENDFDLLFRGLIGSMLMASFAVGGVLTITGKISPWTGRFYSLLDPSYAKNHIPIIASVSEHQPTSWSSFYFDLQILVFLFPAGLYFCFSKLTDSNIFLILYGVTSLYFAAVMVRLMLVLAPVMCILGGIGASSLLLTYMKQVESGKVIDKKSRKFENNYVLRSEIATLFVVVMCILFFSYTLHCTWVTAEAYSSPSIVLSARSPDGGRMIFDDFREAYYWLRMNTPEDSKVMSWWDYGYQITAMANRTILVDNNTWNNTHISRVGQAMASTEERAYEIMRELDVNYVLVIFGGLTGYSSDDINKFLWMVRIGGSTEKGKTITEWDYYNPTGEFRVDKEGSSTLLNCLMYKLCYYKFGQVYTEGGKPTGYDRVRNMEIGHKDFELETLEEAYTTEHWLVRIYKVNDLRNRGN from the exons ATGGTGACCCTTTCTAAAGTTAGGGGCCTGCGAATGTCGGCTCAAAAGCAAGAAACGCTTTTGAAGCTGACGATACTTTCTCTAGCTGCAGTCTTGT cttTTGCCACTCGTCTTTTTTCGGTTCTGAGATACGAAAGTGTTATTCACGAATTTGATCCTTATTTCAACTATCGAACAACCAAGTTTCTGGCTGAAGAAGGTTTCTACAATTTTCACAACTGGTTCGATGATAGAGTTTGGTATCCGCTTGGAAGGATTATCGGAG GAACGATATATCCTGGACTCATGGTAACATCGGCAACGCTTTATCATGTGGCCCGATGGTTAAACATTGCCATAGACATACGCAATGTGTGCATTTTCCTAGCACCGCTGTTCTCGAGTTTCACGACCATAGTCACATACTTACTGACTAAAGAACTGAAG GATTCCGCTTCAGGGTTGATTGCGGCAGCGATGATTGCCATAGTTCCTGGATATATATCGAGATCTGTAGCTGGATCTTACGATAACGAAGGAATAGCAATATTTTGCATGTTGTTCACGTATTACATGTGGATCAAAGCGGTTAAAACCGGTGCTATTTTTTGGTCAACCTGTGCTGCGCTGGCCTATTTTTATATGGTGTCTTCGTGGGGTGGATACGTTTTCCTCATAAATCTCATACCCCTTCACGTGCTCACACTCATGGTTACCGGGCGTTTTTCACACAGAATTTACATCGCTTACAGCATACTTTACTGCATCGGCACAGTTTTGTCGATGCAAATAGCGTTCGTCGGTTTTCAACCGGTCCAGAGCTCCGAACACATGCTC gCTTTGGGAGTTTTCGGCTTGTGCCAAATTCATGCATTGGTAGATTATCTGAGAAGCAAAGTTtccgaaaatgatttcgatcTCCTTTTCCGGGGATTGATAGGCTCTATGCTTATGGCTTCGTTTGCCGTTGGTGGTGTTTTGACAATTACAG GTAAAATATCGCCATGGACCGGAAGATTTTATTCCCTCTTGGATCCTTCGTACGCAAAAAATCACATTCCAATAATCGCCTCCGTCTCGGAACATCAGCCGACCTCGTGGAGCTCTTTCTACTTCGATCTTCAAATACTTGTCTTCCTCTTTCCCGCTGGATTGTACTTTTGCTTTTCAAAACTCACggattccaacatttttctcattctttacGGTGTTACGAGCCTCTACTTTGCA gcTGTCATGGTGCGTTTGATGCTCGTATTGGCACCTGTGATGTGTATCCTCGGTGGCATTGGTGCATCGTCGCTGTTGCTGACTTACATGAAACAAGTCGAGAGTGGAAAAGTGATTGACAAGAAATCacgcaaatttgaaaataattacgtGTTGAGGAGCGAG ATTGCCACCCTGTTCGTAGTCGTGATGTGcattctatttttctcgtaCACGTTGCATTGCACATGGGTAACAGCGGAGGCGTACAGTTCACCGAGTATCGTACTTTCGGCGCGTTCGCCGGACGGTGGTCGaatgattttcgatgattttcgaGAAGCTTATTACTGGCTGCGAATGAATACTCCGGAAGATTCGAAAGTGATGTCTTGGTGGGATTATGGTTACCAAATAACGGCGATGGCGAATCGCACTATCCTCGTGGATAATAACACGTGGAACAATACTCATATCTCTCGAGTTGGCCAAGCAATGGCAAGCACCGAAGAACGAGCTTACGAGATTATGAGAGAACTTGACGTCAATTACGTTCTTGTGATTTTCGGAGGTCTTACTGGATACTCGTCGGATG ACATTAACAAGTTCCTATGGATGGTGCGCATTGGTGGATCCacggaaaaaggaaaaaccaTTACCGAGTGGGATTATTACAACCCCACCGGCGAATTCCGCGTCGATAAAGAAGGATCATCGACTCTGCTCAATTGTCTAATGTACAAACTGTGCTATTATAAATTCGGTCAAGTTTACACCGAAGGAG GCAAGCCAACGGGATACGACAGGGTAAGAAACATGGAAATAGGGCACAAAGATTTCGAGTTGGAAACGCTGGAAGAAGCGTACACTACGGAGCACTGGTTGGTGCGAATTTACAAAGTCAATGATCTACGAAATCGTGGAAactaa
- the mdu gene encoding uncharacterized protein mdu, with translation MCMIQMLVRVCIYFLSKVRYRRGSLIRAHVDLSQLKFDGNASEAVATMKMERDHRLEQLKKATDRIQKEIEEVTERELELRNVGSIKTTSDENVDSKVRRMPQALVSGRLKRTTSTPQILEPVTLSPSTPSLTPKMTNGVISARTTPTPLRFATTPSQKGLMHRFLATRGKIFRSKTVDGDPLTPPPTPTISLNPLSLKAFGKTLDMKIEQDDEPKKPPVRKGYVPVEEKIQKELNEMKERENELRLMRSRMLAKSQPNLLDIGNDNDSDIYDGANSLRSGTSSNTLDEDELERENKGKHKPNPRRRSTLIAQWENLIAATKKSVENGNESENHF, from the exons atgTGTATGATACAAATGCTTGtacgtgtatgtatatatttccTATCTAAAGTGCGCTATCGTAGAGGTAGTCTGATAAGGGCACACGTTGATTTGAGCCAGTTGAAATTTGACGGAAACGCGAGCGAAGCAGTGGCAACCATGAAAATGGAG CGTGATCACAGACTGGAGCAGTTGAAGAAAGCTACTGATAGGATACAGAAGGAAATTGAGGAAGTTACCGAACGAGAACTCGAGCTCAGGAACGTTGGTAGCATTAAAACGACTTCGGACGAAAACGTCGATTCCAAG GTTCGACGAATGCCACAGGCTTTAGTGTCCGGTAGACTGAAAAGAACAACCTCGACCCCCCAAATTCTCGAGCCGGTGACCTTGAGCCCGTCGACACCGAGTTTAACGCCAAAAATGACGAACGGTGTGATTTCGGCACGCACGACACCGACGCCATTGCGCTTCGCCACGACTCCGAGCCAGAAGGGTCTCATGCACAGGTTCCTCGCGACTCGAGGTAAAATATTCAGATCGAAAACCGTCGACGGTGACCCTTTAACGCCACCGCCCACGCCAACGATCTCACTCAATCCTTTGAGTCTCAAAGCTTTTGGAAAAACTTTGGACATGAAAATCGAGCAGGACGACGAGCCGAAAAAACCGCCGGTGCGCAAGGGCTACGTTCccgtcgaagaaaaaattcaaaaagaacTGAACGAGATGAAAGAGCGAGAAAACGAATTGAG ATTAATGAGATCGCGAATGCTGGCTAAATCCCAGCCGAATTTACTAGACATCGGTAACGATAACGATTCCGATATCTACGACGGTGCCAATTCGCTGCGAAGTGGGACGTCTTCGAATACTTTGGACGAGGACGAGTTGGAGCGAGAAAACAAAGGGAAACACAAG ccgaATCCAAGAAGACGAAGCACGTTGATTGCTCAGTGGGAAAATCTAATAgcagcgacgaaaaaaagcgTGGAGAATGGCAACGAGAGCGAGAATCATTTTTAA
- the LOC122415506 gene encoding cyclin-dependent kinase 2-interacting protein-like, translating to MAQFSPIAKSPVTKGSQHKNLTGNPRIVRDLAATIHSSVQQWNNIHLHGLSVLKNITQIKNDETFPDGLQDLCDDLSRDCDKLDEVVCNLKQSAVQMSAVKSLQKGNGIIFQTWPVERFAQTAELIYEAYRNEVEIRRKILENVAHDHRDSWKMLHLAAWVHQIRIHDDVTMALESMLLETGHR from the exons ATGGCTCAGTTTTCGCCGATTGCCA AATCTCCGGTGACGAAAGGATCGCAAcacaaaaatttgacaggtaaTCCTAGAATTGTGAGAGATTTGGCAGCAACGATACACTCGAGTGTTCAACAATGGAACAACATTCACCTACACGGGCtgtcagttttgaaaaatataacgcAAATTAAAAACGACGAAACTTTTCCTGACGGCCTGCAAGACCTGTGCGATGATTTATCGAGGGATTGTGAtaaattg GACGAAGTTGTCTGCAATTTGAAGCAATCGGCCGTTCAAATGAGCGCTGTGAAATCGTTGCAGAAAGGGAATGGCATAATATTTCAAACTTGGCCTGTCGAACGCTTCG CACAAACTGCAGAATTAATTTACGAAGCGTACAGGAACGAGGTGGAAATAAGAcgtaaaattttggaaaatgttGCTCACGATCATCGCGATTCCTGGAAAATGTTGCACCTTGCAGCTTGGGTTCATCAAATAAGAATACACGATGATGTAACGATGGCTCTGGAATCCATGCTGTTAGAAACTGGCCATAGATAA
- the exp gene encoding uncharacterized protein exp isoform X2, producing the protein MVSRRKILSRSRDNLAEAQYEEQEEEDVWYNLDKLYKDHIQEVLDKWNQIDDEIWAKVIVFERNRRVAKAYARAPVLTVNGSNDGFDGFRIGLCGFDNPMRDPKTEEAKRHINQGVKIKMDDQGNILIKRLCKSNVYIKTTNQEDNAIGGEILRNSQGALELEKPGKLFDMNKYQTNLSRETRRAYPDRRRLETQCLSAIVFVRTEADLLQCPVWVLIVNVVGLDMLKSKLPPVLALQRPVDIKNRPRIPIPDEDPYSVAGVSSSSGPSEALNAARDPREQIYVQSGTYQPRRGERPPKLPPRENLYGHDISHIPKPDYDDIEDDYGTNHRQAVIVNEEKKSKKNDSKKYDDPYYCGLRARVPNFVKMAKNGHTKIMSPHGYVRPQPAPSYVSNGNGGYVSSQSSQIYGHHVQTKRPPIVYHARSFESGLGTFGRQN; encoded by the exons ATGGTGTCGAGGCGAAAAATTTTATCCCGCTCGAGGGACAACCTCGCCGAGGCTCAATACGAGGAACAAGAAGAGGAAGACGTCTGGTATAATTTGGACAAACTTTACAAG GATCACATACAAGAGGTCCTCGACAAATGGAATCAGATCGATGACGAGATCTGGGCTAAAGTGATAGTCTTTGAGCGAAACAGACGAGTCGCCAAGGCATACGCGAGAGCTCCGGTTCTCACGGTAAACGGTTCGAACGATGGTTTCGATGGGTTTAG AATAGGGCTTTGCGGCTTCGACAATCCGATGCGCGATCCCAAAACTGAGGAAGCGAAGCGTCACATCAACCAAGgcgtcaaaataaaaatggacgaCCAAGGCAACATTTTGATCAAGAGGTTGTGCAAAAGCAACGTCTACATCAAAACAACGAATCAAGAAGACAATGCGATCGGTGGCGAGATCCTACGGAATTCGCAAGGAGCACTCGAGCTCGAGAAACCTGGAAAA CTGTTTGATATGAACAAATATCAGACtaatttatcgagagaaaCGAGAAGGGCGTATCCTGACAGGCGGAGATTGGAGACTCAGTGCCTGAGCGCAATCGTATTCGTTCGCACCGAAGCGGACTTGCTTCAATGTCCAGTTTGGGTTTTAATCGTAAACGTCGTTGGTCTTGACATGCTCAAATCGAAGTTACCACCAGTACTCGCCCTCCAAAGGCCTGTCGACATTAAAAATCGTCCACGAATCCCGATCCCTGACGAGGATCCCTACAGCGTTGCTGGTGTCTCTTCGTCCTCGGGCCCCAGCGAAGCTTTGAACGCGGCCAGAGATCCGCGCGAGCAAATATACGTCCAGTCCGGCACTTATCAGCCGCGAAGAGGCGAGAGACCGCCCAAATTACCACCGCGTGAAAATCTCTATGGCCACGACATCTCTCACATTCCTAAG CCCGACTACGACGACATTGAGGACGATTATGGAACGAATCACCGACAAGCTGTGATAGTGAACGAGGAGAAGAAGAGTAAAAAGAACGATAGTAAAAAATATG ACGATCCTTATTACTGCGGTCTGAGAGCGAGAGTaccgaatttcgtgaaaatggcGAAAAACGGTCACACGAAAATAATGTCGCCTCATGGATACGTTCGACCGCAACCTGCGCCTTCCTACGTGAGCAACGGCAACGGCGGATACGTCAGTAGtcaatcgtcacaaatttatGGTCATCACGTGCAAACCAAGCGACCACCCATTGTCTATCACGCGAGAAGCTTCGAGAGCGGACTCGGTAC attcggACGACAGAATTGA